One Pantoea eucalypti genomic region harbors:
- the punR gene encoding DNA-binding transcriptional activator PunR, which produces MWSEYALEVVDAVARGGSFSAAAQELHRVPSAISYTVRQLESWLAVPLFERQHREVVLTPAGEHFVREGRSVIKKMLATRRQCQQLANGWRGQLSIAVDRIAKPQRTRQLVKDFYRHFPDMELIISYEVFNGVWDALADGRVEVAIGATQAIPVGGRFAFRDMGTLNWRCVVAPDHPLTQASQIDDDTLRSWPSLVLEDTSRALPRRMTWTLDNQRRLVVPEWQTGLECVQAGLCVAMVPGHLARPLLDSGDLVELTLPVAFPDSPCCVSWAEDRASPATGWLLSYLGDAQTLNQEWLSED; this is translated from the coding sequence ATGTGGTCAGAATATGCATTAGAAGTGGTTGACGCAGTCGCCCGTGGCGGCAGCTTTAGCGCTGCTGCGCAGGAGTTACATCGGGTGCCCTCTGCCATCAGTTACACGGTGCGGCAGCTGGAGAGCTGGCTGGCGGTGCCGCTGTTTGAGCGTCAGCACCGTGAAGTGGTACTGACTCCGGCAGGCGAGCATTTTGTCCGTGAAGGGCGCAGCGTCATCAAAAAAATGCTAGCCACACGACGACAGTGTCAGCAGCTGGCCAACGGCTGGCGCGGTCAGCTCAGCATCGCGGTTGACCGTATCGCTAAACCTCAGCGCACCCGGCAACTGGTTAAAGATTTCTATCGCCATTTCCCCGACATGGAGCTGATCATCAGTTATGAAGTTTTTAACGGCGTCTGGGATGCGCTGGCCGATGGCCGGGTAGAAGTGGCCATTGGGGCCACCCAGGCGATTCCGGTGGGCGGACGTTTTGCGTTTCGCGATATGGGCACACTCAACTGGCGCTGCGTGGTCGCGCCCGATCATCCCCTGACGCAGGCGAGCCAGATCGATGACGACACGCTGCGTAGCTGGCCGTCACTGGTGCTGGAAGATACTTCACGCGCACTGCCGCGCCGAATGACATGGACGCTGGATAACCAGCGCAGGCTGGTGGTGCCGGAATGGCAAACCGGGCTGGAGTGCGTGCAGGCGGGATTGTGTGTGGCGATGGTGCCCGGTCATCTTGCCAGGCCACTGCTCGACAGCGGCGATCTGGTTGAACTGACTCTGCCGGTGGCGTTTCCGGACAGTCCCTGCTGTGTCAGCTGGGCTGAGGATCGCGCATCACCGGCGACTGGCTGGTTGCTCAGCTACCTGGGTGATGCGCAAACGCTTAATCAGGAGTGGTTAAGCGAGGATTAA
- a CDS encoding riboflavin synthase: MFTGIVQGTAEIVSIEEKELFRTHTVRLPEALLPGLALGASVAHNGCCLTVTAIDGDWVSFDLIKETLRVTNLGDLRQGDVVNIERAARFSDEIGGHLMSGHIMTTAEICKIIQSEHNREVWFKIQDPTQMKYILHKGFVGIDGISLTVGDVTKTKFCVYLIPETLERTTLGAKTFGDRVNIEIDPHTQAIVETVERVLAQRDAAAAMSMLTGQTDAES, encoded by the coding sequence ATGTTTACCGGTATTGTGCAGGGCACCGCAGAAATCGTGTCCATTGAAGAGAAAGAACTGTTTCGTACCCACACTGTCCGACTGCCGGAAGCGCTTTTACCGGGTCTGGCGCTGGGCGCATCTGTCGCGCACAACGGTTGCTGTTTAACCGTGACGGCAATTGACGGCGACTGGGTCAGTTTTGATTTAATTAAAGAGACCTTGCGGGTAACTAACCTGGGTGATTTACGTCAGGGTGATGTGGTCAATATTGAGCGTGCAGCCCGATTCAGCGATGAAATAGGCGGTCATCTGATGTCAGGTCATATTATGACCACCGCTGAGATCTGCAAGATTATCCAGTCAGAACATAACCGCGAAGTCTGGTTTAAAATCCAGGACCCGACGCAGATGAAATATATTCTGCATAAAGGTTTTGTCGGCATCGACGGTATCAGCCTGACAGTCGGCGATGTGACGAAGACCAAATTCTGCGTCTATCTGATCCCGGAAACGCTGGAGCGCACCACGCTGGGCGCGAAGACGTTTGGCGATCGGGTTAATATTGAGATCGATCCACACACGCAGGCAATCGTAGAGACCGTTGAGCGGGTATTAGCACAGCGCGATGCCGCGGCAGCGATGAGCATGCTGACCGGCCAGACTGACGCCGAGAGCTAA
- a CDS encoding L,D-transpeptidase family protein, whose product MKPALRLAGALLLTCFGLSAPAFATEYPLPPPDSRLIGENVLTQVPDDKQPLESIASRYQVGLLGLLEANPGTDPWLPKAGTQLTVPLQMILPDTPREGIVVNLAELRLYYYPKGEDKVIVYPIGIGQLGAATPVMVTQISQKIPNPTWTPTPNIRKRYAKEGITLPGVVPAGPDNPMGQFAMRLARGTGQYLIHGTNAKFGIGMRVSSGCIRLRSEDIEALFNAAPKGTRVQIINQPVKYAVEPDGKRYVEVHQPLSHSDKDDPQTMPIAITGDLKKFMKSEKSDSALIKASLTRRSGMPVLVSSGEPVQSDTVLPAGLESASASAENPVSQTEGKAVQP is encoded by the coding sequence ATGAAACCTGCTTTACGTTTAGCCGGTGCATTGCTGCTGACCTGTTTTGGGCTCTCTGCACCCGCGTTCGCCACCGAATATCCGCTGCCACCGCCTGACAGTCGCCTGATTGGCGAGAACGTCCTGACACAGGTTCCCGATGATAAACAACCCCTGGAATCGATCGCGTCCCGTTACCAGGTCGGCCTGCTGGGTCTGCTGGAGGCAAATCCCGGAACCGATCCCTGGCTGCCCAAAGCGGGCACCCAGCTGACGGTGCCGCTGCAGATGATCCTGCCCGATACGCCGCGCGAAGGGATTGTGGTGAATCTCGCCGAGCTTCGCCTCTACTACTATCCCAAAGGGGAAGATAAAGTCATCGTCTATCCCATCGGCATTGGCCAACTGGGCGCAGCAACACCCGTCATGGTGACGCAAATCAGCCAGAAAATCCCGAATCCTACCTGGACGCCCACTCCGAACATCCGCAAGCGTTACGCCAAAGAGGGCATTACGCTACCCGGCGTGGTCCCGGCCGGACCGGATAACCCGATGGGACAGTTTGCCATGCGTCTGGCGCGCGGCACTGGCCAGTACCTGATCCACGGCACCAATGCGAAGTTTGGCATCGGCATGCGCGTCAGTTCAGGCTGCATCCGCCTGCGCTCAGAGGATATTGAAGCGCTGTTTAACGCGGCGCCAAAAGGCACGCGTGTTCAGATCATCAATCAGCCGGTGAAGTACGCCGTGGAGCCGGATGGGAAACGCTACGTGGAAGTACACCAGCCGCTATCCCATAGCGACAAAGACGATCCCCAGACCATGCCGATTGCGATCACCGGTGACCTGAAGAAGTTTATGAAAAGTGAGAAGAGTGATAGCGCGCTGATTAAAGCCAGCTTAACGCGCCGCTCAGGCATGCCTGTGCTGGTGAGCAGTGGAGAGCCGGTACAGAGTGACACCGTGCTGCCTGCGGGGCTGGAGAGTGCCTCTGCGAGCGCGGAGAATCCGGTTTCACAGACTGAAGGTAAAGCGGTTCAACCCTGA
- the cfa gene encoding cyclopropane fatty acyl phospholipid synthase, translated as MSSSYAEVVSPEENHWYRIVHELLESADVEINGSRPWDIHVTHPGFFKRVLQEGSLGLGESYMDGWWECDRLDMFFHHVLKHKLDQQLPHHFKDTLRIAAARLTNLQSKKRAWIVGKEHYDLGNDLFSLMLDPYMQYSCGYWKEATTLATAQEAKLDMICRKLALEPGMSLLDIGCGWGGLAEFAARHYGVKVHGVTISAEQQKLAQQRCNGLDVTILLQDYRDLNEQFDRIVSVGMFEHVGPKNYATYFDVVDRNLKPDGIFLLHTIGAIKTDMSVDPWIDKYIFPNGCLPSVRHVADASEPHFILEDWHNFGADYDKTMMAWHERFVQAWPELADKYGERFKRMFSYYLNACAGAFRARDIQLWQIVFSRGVEGGLRVAR; from the coding sequence ATGAGTTCATCTTATGCTGAAGTAGTGAGCCCGGAAGAGAACCATTGGTATCGCATCGTTCATGAACTGCTGGAATCAGCGGATGTCGAAATCAATGGTTCACGTCCATGGGATATTCATGTTACGCATCCAGGTTTTTTTAAACGTGTTCTGCAGGAGGGTTCACTTGGGCTCGGTGAGAGCTATATGGATGGATGGTGGGAGTGTGACCGGCTGGATATGTTCTTTCACCACGTACTTAAACATAAACTCGATCAGCAATTGCCTCACCACTTTAAAGATACGTTGCGCATTGCCGCCGCTCGCTTAACGAATCTGCAATCAAAAAAACGGGCCTGGATTGTCGGTAAAGAACATTACGATCTCGGCAACGATCTTTTTTCACTGATGCTTGATCCTTATATGCAATATTCCTGTGGCTACTGGAAAGAGGCCACGACGCTGGCGACAGCACAGGAAGCCAAGCTGGATATGATCTGCCGGAAATTAGCGCTGGAACCCGGGATGTCGCTGCTGGATATTGGCTGTGGCTGGGGCGGACTCGCGGAATTTGCTGCACGTCATTACGGCGTCAAAGTGCATGGCGTGACGATTTCCGCCGAACAGCAAAAACTGGCGCAGCAGCGCTGTAACGGATTAGACGTCACAATTCTGTTGCAGGATTATCGCGATCTGAATGAGCAGTTTGATCGTATTGTTTCAGTGGGAATGTTCGAACATGTCGGGCCAAAAAATTACGCCACCTATTTTGATGTGGTCGATCGTAATTTAAAACCTGACGGTATTTTCCTGCTTCACACTATTGGTGCAATTAAGACCGATATGAGCGTCGATCCCTGGATCGATAAATATATCTTCCCCAATGGTTGTCTGCCGTCAGTGCGTCATGTAGCGGATGCCAGCGAGCCCCACTTTATTCTGGAAGACTGGCATAACTTTGGTGCTGATTACGACAAAACAATGATGGCCTGGCATGAACGCTTTGTGCAGGCCTGGCCAGAACTGGCTGATAAATATGGTGAACGCTTTAAGCGGATGTTCTCTTATTATCTCAATGCCTGTGCCGGTGCCTTCCGGGCGCGTGATATTCAGCTGTGGCAGATTGTGTTCAGTCGCGGTGTTGAGGGCGGATTACGGGTGGCGCGGTAG
- the punC gene encoding purine nucleoside transporter PunC, whose amino-acid sequence MLSNKGFMPYLALLSMLGFLATDMYLPAFGAMQQTFNTSPGLISASMSLFLGGFAVGQLFWGPISDRIGRKPVLLTGLAMFGVGCAGMLWVNDIYLMLALRFVQAIGVCAAAVSWQALVVDRYPAARANKVFATIMPLVALSPALAPLLGAWLIGHFHWRSIFLVLTLIAVALILTTLRLPTVRKVAGEKKAQPGFFTLLKSRVYSGNVLIYSACSASFFAWLTGSPFILADLGLSPADIGLSYVPQTLAFLIGGFGCRALLNRFNGSQLLPWLLGIYSLSILALFAVALAGNSTLVSLMVPFCGMALANGAIYPIVVSSALMPFPNATGKAAALQNTLQLGLCFAASLAVSAGLTQALFTTTLTMTATIVLALFGFAMQRAASAQSVVASAQPACQDNH is encoded by the coding sequence ATGTTGTCGAATAAAGGATTTATGCCTTACCTTGCCCTGCTGAGCATGCTCGGCTTTTTAGCCACCGATATGTACCTGCCCGCCTTCGGCGCGATGCAGCAAACGTTTAACACCTCACCCGGCCTGATCAGCGCCAGTATGAGTCTCTTTCTGGGAGGCTTCGCTGTGGGTCAGCTCTTCTGGGGACCCATCTCCGATCGCATCGGCCGTAAACCTGTGCTGCTGACCGGGCTGGCCATGTTTGGGGTCGGTTGTGCAGGCATGCTGTGGGTCAATGATATCTATCTGATGCTGGCGCTGCGTTTTGTTCAGGCGATTGGCGTCTGTGCTGCTGCTGTTAGCTGGCAGGCACTGGTCGTGGATCGCTACCCTGCCGCACGTGCCAACAAAGTCTTTGCCACCATTATGCCGCTGGTTGCACTCTCTCCGGCACTGGCCCCGTTGCTGGGCGCCTGGCTGATTGGTCATTTCCACTGGCGTTCAATCTTCCTGGTGCTGACCCTGATTGCGGTAGCGCTGATTCTGACCACGTTGCGTCTGCCCACTGTTCGCAAAGTCGCAGGTGAAAAAAAGGCACAGCCGGGTTTCTTTACCCTGCTCAAATCGCGGGTTTATAGCGGCAACGTGCTGATTTACTCTGCCTGTTCTGCCAGCTTCTTTGCCTGGCTGACGGGTTCGCCGTTTATTCTGGCAGATTTGGGTCTCTCGCCTGCCGACATCGGCCTGAGTTATGTGCCACAGACCCTCGCCTTTTTAATAGGTGGCTTCGGCTGTCGCGCCCTGCTCAACCGCTTTAACGGTTCACAGTTGCTGCCCTGGTTACTGGGTATCTACAGCCTGAGCATTCTGGCGCTGTTTGCTGTTGCGCTTGCCGGCAACAGCACGCTGGTTAGCCTGATGGTTCCATTCTGCGGCATGGCGCTGGCGAACGGCGCGATCTATCCGATTGTGGTCTCCAGTGCATTAATGCCCTTCCCGAATGCTACCGGCAAAGCGGCCGCATTGCAGAACACACTGCAGTTAGGTCTGTGCTTCGCCGCAAGCCTGGCAGTATCAGCCGGATTAACTCAGGCGCTGTTTACCACCACACTCACGATGACGGCGACCATTGTGCTCGCGCTGTTCGGCTTCGCCATGCAGCGTGCCGCCAGCGCACAAAGTGTTGTTGCCTCAGCGCAACCTGCCTGCCAGGATAATCACTGA
- the pykF gene encoding pyruvate kinase PykF has product MKKTKIVCTIGPKTESEEMLTQLLEAGMNVMRLNFSHGDYAEHGQRITNMRAVMQKTGRQAAILLDTKGPEIRTMKLEGGNDAALKAGQTFTFTTDQSVIGNSERVAVTYPGFTADLKIGNTVLVDDGLIGMEVTEVTENTVVCKVLNNGDLGENKGVNLPGVSIQLPALAEKDKRDLIFGCEQGVDFVAASFIRKRSDVLEIREHLKQNGGEHIQIISKIENQEGLNNFDEILEASDGIMVARGDLGVEIPVEEVIFAQKMMIKKCNKARKVVITATQMLDSMIKNPRPTRAEAGDVANAILDGTDAVMLSGESAKGRYPLESVTIMATICERTDRVMKSRIDSQSDNRKMRITEAVCRGAVETAEKLEAPLIVVATEGGKSAKSVRKYFPNATILALTTNPTTARQLILSKGIETRLVTEIASTDDFYRLGKEAALESGFGQKGDVVVLVSGALVPSGTTNTASVHVL; this is encoded by the coding sequence ATGAAAAAGACTAAAATCGTTTGTACAATCGGCCCGAAAACCGAATCCGAAGAGATGCTGACTCAGCTCCTCGAAGCTGGCATGAATGTCATGCGTCTTAACTTCTCGCACGGCGACTATGCCGAACATGGTCAGCGCATCACCAATATGCGTGCCGTTATGCAAAAAACCGGTCGTCAGGCCGCGATCCTGCTGGATACCAAAGGCCCTGAAATCCGCACCATGAAGCTGGAAGGCGGTAACGATGCAGCGTTGAAAGCCGGCCAGACATTTACCTTTACGACTGATCAGAGCGTGATCGGTAACAGCGAACGCGTTGCAGTTACCTATCCAGGCTTCACGGCTGACCTGAAAATCGGCAACACAGTGCTGGTCGATGATGGCCTGATCGGCATGGAAGTCACCGAAGTCACTGAAAATACCGTGGTGTGTAAAGTCCTGAACAATGGCGATCTGGGCGAGAACAAAGGCGTTAACCTGCCAGGTGTTTCTATCCAGCTGCCCGCTCTGGCTGAAAAAGATAAGCGCGATCTGATTTTTGGTTGTGAGCAGGGCGTTGACTTTGTCGCTGCCTCTTTCATCCGTAAACGTTCAGACGTGCTGGAAATTCGTGAGCACCTGAAACAGAACGGTGGCGAACACATCCAGATCATCTCCAAAATTGAAAACCAGGAAGGCCTGAATAACTTCGACGAAATCCTCGAAGCGTCAGACGGCATCATGGTTGCACGTGGCGACCTGGGCGTTGAGATCCCGGTTGAAGAAGTGATCTTCGCGCAGAAGATGATGATCAAAAAATGTAATAAAGCACGCAAAGTGGTTATCACAGCCACCCAGATGCTTGATTCCATGATCAAGAACCCGCGCCCTACCCGCGCAGAAGCCGGTGACGTCGCCAACGCCATCCTTGATGGGACTGATGCTGTCATGCTGTCAGGTGAGAGCGCCAAAGGCCGTTATCCGCTGGAGTCAGTCACCATTATGGCGACCATCTGCGAACGTACCGACCGTGTGATGAAGTCACGCATCGACAGCCAGAGTGATAACCGCAAAATGCGTATCACAGAAGCCGTCTGCCGTGGTGCTGTTGAGACCGCTGAGAAGCTGGAAGCGCCTCTGATTGTGGTGGCTACCGAAGGCGGTAAGTCGGCGAAATCTGTACGTAAATATTTCCCGAACGCAACTATCCTGGCGCTGACTACCAATCCGACCACTGCACGTCAGCTGATCCTGAGTAAAGGCATTGAGACGCGTCTGGTGACTGAGATCGCATCAACCGACGATTTCTATCGTCTGGGTAAAGAAGCGGCGCTGGAAAGTGGCTTTGGCCAGAAAGGTGATGTCGTGGTTCTGGTGTCCGGTGCATTAGTACCAAGCGGAACTACCAACACCGCTTCCGTTCACGTCCTGTAA
- a CDS encoding MATE family efflux transporter — MQKYLTEARQLLALAIPVILAQVAQTAMGFVDTIMAGAVSATDMAAVAVGTSVWLPAILFGHGLLLALTPTVAQLNGSGRRERIGEQIRQGYWLAFFVSLLIMVLLWHAGYLIRAMHDIDPALALKAEGYLHALLFGAPGYLFFQVLRNQCEGLSKTKPGMVLGFLGLMFNIPLNYVFIYGHFGMPALGGVGCGVATASVYWVMFICMRFWVRRMGSMRDIRLESRWSPPSRPILSRLMTLGLPVALALFFEVTLFAVVALLVSPLGIVNVAGHQIALNFSSLMFVLPLSLGVATTIRVGYRLGQGSTEQARVAAWTAQGVGISMAALTAIFTVTFRHQIALLYNDNPEVVTLAAQLMLLAAIYQFSDSIQVIGSGILRGYKDTRSIFFITFIAYWLLGLPAGYLLALTDWIVPRMGPAGFWCGFIIGLTSAALMMLWRIRRLQQLPADIILTRAAR; from the coding sequence GTGCAGAAGTATTTAACAGAAGCGCGTCAATTGCTGGCCCTTGCGATTCCAGTCATCCTTGCTCAGGTGGCGCAAACCGCAATGGGATTTGTGGATACCATTATGGCCGGTGCAGTCAGCGCCACGGATATGGCCGCCGTTGCTGTCGGCACCTCTGTCTGGCTTCCGGCCATCCTGTTTGGTCATGGTCTTCTGCTTGCATTGACGCCCACCGTTGCGCAACTCAACGGTTCAGGTCGCCGCGAACGCATCGGCGAACAGATTCGCCAGGGATACTGGCTCGCTTTCTTCGTCTCGCTGCTGATTATGGTGCTGTTATGGCATGCAGGCTATCTCATCCGGGCGATGCATGACATCGATCCTGCGCTGGCGCTGAAAGCAGAAGGCTATCTTCATGCCCTGCTGTTTGGCGCGCCTGGCTACCTCTTCTTCCAGGTGCTGCGCAACCAGTGCGAGGGGCTGTCGAAAACCAAACCCGGCATGGTGCTGGGCTTTCTGGGCTTGATGTTCAACATCCCGCTCAACTATGTCTTTATTTATGGGCACTTCGGCATGCCTGCCCTGGGTGGTGTCGGCTGTGGTGTAGCGACCGCCTCTGTTTACTGGGTGATGTTTATCTGTATGCGCTTCTGGGTGCGCCGGATGGGCAGCATGCGTGATATCCGGCTTGAGAGCCGCTGGTCGCCTCCTTCGCGTCCGATTCTGAGCCGCCTGATGACGCTGGGATTGCCAGTGGCATTGGCACTCTTTTTTGAGGTCACCTTGTTTGCCGTTGTTGCTCTGCTGGTCTCGCCACTGGGTATCGTCAATGTGGCGGGTCACCAGATTGCGCTGAACTTCAGTTCACTGATGTTTGTGTTGCCGCTGTCGCTGGGTGTCGCGACCACCATTCGCGTCGGTTATCGTCTGGGTCAGGGGTCCACCGAGCAGGCACGGGTCGCGGCCTGGACCGCTCAGGGTGTGGGCATCAGCATGGCCGCGCTGACCGCGATTTTTACCGTCACGTTTCGTCATCAGATCGCCCTGCTCTATAACGATAATCCCGAGGTGGTGACACTGGCGGCACAGCTGATGCTGCTGGCGGCCATTTATCAGTTTTCGGACTCGATTCAGGTGATTGGCAGCGGGATCCTGCGCGGCTATAAAGATACGCGGTCGATTTTCTTTATTACCTTTATTGCTTACTGGCTGCTGGGACTGCCCGCGGGCTACCTGCTGGCACTGACCGACTGGATTGTGCCGCGGATGGGTCCGGCGGGTTTCTGGTGCGGTTTTATTATCGGTCTGACTTCAGCGGCGCTGATGATGCTCTGGCGTATCAGACGGTTGCAGCAGTTACCGGCGGACATCATCCTGACACGTGCAGCACGATAG
- a CDS encoding major outer membrane lipoprotein translates to MNRTKLVLGAVVLASTMLAGCSSNAKIDQLSSDVQTLNAKVDQLSNDVNAVRSDVQAAKDDAARANQRLDNQAHSYRK, encoded by the coding sequence ATGAATCGTACTAAACTGGTACTGGGCGCGGTAGTTCTGGCTTCAACTATGCTGGCTGGTTGCTCAAGCAACGCTAAAATCGACCAGCTGTCTTCAGACGTTCAGACTCTGAACGCTAAAGTTGACCAGCTGAGCAACGACGTGAACGCAGTGCGTTCAGACGTTCAGGCTGCTAAAGATGACGCAGCTCGCGCTAACCAGCGTCTGGACAACCAGGCTCACTCTTACCGTAAGTAA
- the sufS gene encoding cysteine desulfurase SufS, with amino-acid sequence MNFDLERIRADFPILKREVNGHPLAYLDSAASAQRPLSVINAESHFYQHGYAAVHRGIHTLSQQATSDMENVREQAARFINAQSQEEIVFVKGTTEGINLVANTWGSSNLQAGDNLIITEMEHHANIVPWQMLAQRTGAEVRVLPLNDNGELALEHLAGLIDSRTRLLAVTHVSNVLGTVNPVKAIVAQAKAAGVVTLVDGAQAVMHDKVDMQDIGCDFYVFSSHKLYGPNGVGILYGRKALLDEMPPWEGGGSMIGQVMLPTGTTWNSAPWRFEAGTPNTGGIIGFGAALDYVQALGLDTIHQRETALMNYALDKLGTVPDIQIYGPQSRAGVIAFNLGKHHAYDVGSFLDQYGIAIRTGHHCAMPLMQHYNVPAMCRASFTFYNSEEEVDRLAAGLTRIHRLLGG; translated from the coding sequence ATGAACTTCGATCTCGAACGCATCAGGGCTGATTTTCCTATCCTGAAGCGTGAGGTCAACGGTCATCCGCTGGCCTATCTTGACAGTGCAGCCAGCGCACAGCGTCCACTCTCGGTGATTAACGCCGAGAGTCATTTCTACCAGCATGGCTATGCGGCCGTGCATCGCGGCATTCATACGCTGAGCCAGCAGGCAACCAGCGACATGGAGAATGTGCGCGAACAGGCTGCCCGTTTCATCAATGCGCAGTCGCAGGAAGAGATCGTCTTTGTCAAAGGCACCACCGAAGGTATCAATCTGGTGGCGAACACCTGGGGTAGCAGTAACCTCCAGGCGGGCGACAACCTGATCATCACCGAGATGGAGCATCACGCCAATATCGTTCCCTGGCAAATGCTGGCACAGCGTACGGGCGCAGAAGTGCGCGTGCTGCCATTAAATGACAATGGTGAGCTGGCGCTGGAGCATCTGGCGGGTCTGATTGACAGCCGCACCCGGTTACTGGCCGTCACGCACGTTTCAAACGTACTCGGCACCGTTAACCCGGTTAAGGCGATCGTAGCCCAGGCCAAAGCTGCCGGCGTCGTCACGCTGGTGGATGGCGCACAGGCGGTGATGCATGACAAGGTCGACATGCAGGATATCGGCTGCGACTTCTATGTCTTCTCCAGCCATAAACTCTATGGTCCAAACGGCGTCGGGATTCTTTACGGCCGCAAAGCGCTGCTGGATGAGATGCCACCGTGGGAAGGCGGCGGTTCGATGATCGGTCAGGTCATGCTGCCCACCGGCACCACCTGGAACAGTGCGCCGTGGCGTTTTGAAGCGGGTACGCCGAATACCGGCGGTATCATCGGCTTTGGTGCGGCACTGGACTATGTACAGGCGCTGGGGCTGGACACCATTCATCAGCGTGAAACTGCACTGATGAACTACGCGCTCGATAAGCTGGGCACCGTACCCGATATTCAGATTTACGGCCCGCAGTCACGTGCCGGTGTGATTGCCTTTAATCTGGGTAAACATCACGCCTACGACGTCGGCAGCTTCCTGGATCAATATGGTATTGCGATTCGCACCGGACATCACTGTGCGATGCCGCTGATGCAGCACTACAATGTTCCGGCGATGTGCCGTGCCTCCTTCACCTTCTATAACAGTGAAGAGGAAGTGGATCGTCTGGCTGCCGGTCTGACGCGCATTCATCGTCTGCTGGGCGGCTGA
- the sufE gene encoding cysteine desulfuration protein SufE: protein MATLPEKEKLVRNFNRCANWEEKYLYIIELGSKLPESSETLHQPENVISGCQSQVWIRMTPQEDGSIAFEGDSDAAIVKGLIAIVFSLYQNLQPADILALDVRHWFGELALMQHLTPTRSQGLEAMIRSIRHTAQNLS from the coding sequence ATGGCGACTTTGCCTGAAAAAGAGAAACTGGTTCGCAACTTTAATCGTTGCGCCAACTGGGAAGAGAAGTACCTCTACATTATCGAACTGGGTTCAAAGCTTCCGGAATCTTCTGAAACCTTACACCAGCCGGAAAACGTGATTTCGGGTTGTCAGAGTCAGGTGTGGATCAGAATGACCCCGCAGGAAGATGGTTCGATTGCGTTTGAAGGCGACAGCGATGCCGCTATCGTTAAAGGACTGATTGCTATCGTATTTAGTCTTTATCAGAACCTTCAGCCCGCCGACATTCTGGCGCTGGATGTGCGCCACTGGTTTGGCGAACTGGCCCTGATGCAGCACCTGACGCCCACCCGGTCGCAGGGGCTGGAGGCGATGATTCGGTCTATTCGCCATACCGCTCAGAACCTCAGCTAA